One window of the Salvia splendens isolate huo1 chromosome 1, SspV2, whole genome shotgun sequence genome contains the following:
- the LOC121798502 gene encoding uncharacterized protein LOC121798502 gives MTRQFQLPPASSRQPLLDSDFSSRGGMKRVRAAEMAGGATADCAAVVCCCPCGVLNLAVLAVYKVPAGLCRKALRKQRQRRLLKKGILQPRGGDDDDYFFQLQSNGSSDSSVSTAFDSSPYDNAEVIELEKEMLNKFYGAGFWRTPSQKSEISGLTSVVSI, from the coding sequence ATGACGAGACAATTCCAGCTGCCCCCGGCGTCGTCGCGGCAGCCACTGCTTGACAGCGACTTCTCATCGCGCGGCGGAATGAAGCGGGTGAGGGCGGCGGAGATGGCAGGGGGAGCAACGGCGGATTGCGCGGCGGTGGTGTGCTGCTGCCCGTGCGGGGTTCTGAACTTGGCTGTGCTGGCGGTGTACAAGGTGCCGGCAGGGCTGTGCAGGAAGGCTCTCCGGAAGCAGCGCCAGCGCCGGCTGCTGAAGAAGGGGATTCTGCAACCgcgcggcggcgacgacgatgACTACTTCTTCCAGCTCCAGTCGAACGGAAGCTCCGATAGCAGCGTCTCCACCGCCTTCGATTCGTCGCCGTACGACAACGCAGAGGTGATTGAGCTCGAGAAAGAGATGCTAAATAAATTCTACGGTGCCGGTTTCTGGCGAACTCCGTCGCAGAAAAGCGAAATCTCCGGCCTCACATCGGTCGTCTCCATCtag